The segment CCCAACTGACTCGCATTAGTTGTCGTTAAGACGCCTCATAACGACAACTAATGCGAGTCAGTTGGGGTGGGGTGGCTGTACTGTGACCGTTGACATAGCGCTTGACCTCGGCATTCATTCCCTTTGACGATAGCTTTATCCCTATGACATCGAGCGATGCCGAATTTGAAAAGCTGATATCCGACGCCGGCGAATGGGCTGCCCAGGACCCGGACCCGATCACCGCGGCAGCCCTGTCCGAACTGACCGGACTCGCCTCCAGCGGCGTCGCTGCAGCCCGGCAACAGCTTGAAGACAGCTTCAGTGGAACGTTGCAGTTCGGTACCGCGGGACTCCGGGCAGCCCTCGGTCCTGGTCCCAACAGGATGAACCGCGTGGTGGTGCGGCGGGCAGCGGCAGGTTTGGCGGCCTTCCTCAAGGACGCCGTTGAGGCGGCTTCCCCCGGAACGCGGCCGCGCGCCGTCGTCGGCTATGACGCGAGGCACAACTCGGATGTCTTCGCACTAGAGTCTGCCGCCATCTTCACGGCCGCAGGAATCGACACCTTCCTGATGCCTTCGGCGCTTCCCACCCCGCTGCTGGCTTACACGGTCCGTTCCCTTGATTGCGACGGCGGCGTCATGGTCACAGCGAGCCACAACCCGCCGCAGGACAACGGTTACAAGGTGTACCTGGGAGGCCGGGCCGTGGAGGAAAGCGGCCGGGGATCCCAGATCGTGGCACCTTACGATTCGCAGATAGCCGCAAGCATCGAGGCCGTCGGCCCCTTGGATTCCATTGAGCTGGCTGAATCCGGCTGGACTGAGCTGCCCGATTCCATCACCGGCGAGTATGAGGCCGCAATGGCCGGCCTGGCCGACGTCGAAAATTTCCCGGCCCGTGAGCTGAAGATCGTCCTGACCCCCATGCATGGCGTGGGCGGTGAAACCGCGGTCTCGGTTCTCAACGCGGCGGGCTTCACGGACGTCTCGCTCGTGGAAGAACAGGCAGCACCGGATCCGGACTTCCCCACGGTCAGTTTTCCCAATCCGGAAGAACCCGGCGCGCTCGATCTGGCTTTGGCTGCCGCAGTGCGTTCCGGTGCCGACATTGTGCTGGCCAACGACCCCGACGCCGACCGCGCGGCTGTAGCGGCAAAGGACCCCGATACGGGTGCTTGGCGGATGTTGCGGGGC is part of the Arthrobacter ramosus genome and harbors:
- a CDS encoding phospho-sugar mutase; protein product: MTSSDAEFEKLISDAGEWAAQDPDPITAAALSELTGLASSGVAAARQQLEDSFSGTLQFGTAGLRAALGPGPNRMNRVVVRRAAAGLAAFLKDAVEAASPGTRPRAVVGYDARHNSDVFALESAAIFTAAGIDTFLMPSALPTPLLAYTVRSLDCDGGVMVTASHNPPQDNGYKVYLGGRAVEESGRGSQIVAPYDSQIAASIEAVGPLDSIELAESGWTELPDSITGEYEAAMAGLADVENFPARELKIVLTPMHGVGGETAVSVLNAAGFTDVSLVEEQAAPDPDFPTVSFPNPEEPGALDLALAAAVRSGADIVLANDPDADRAAVAAKDPDTGAWRMLRGDEVGALLGAHVVARHAADARQGDTSRGVFANSIVSSRLLSRIAAAAGFAHEETLTGFKWISRVPGLVYGYEEALGYCVAPELVRDKDGISASLLIAELAAAAKAEGKTIFDTLDEIYLVHGLHASDQLSIRVADLGLLDAMMNRLRADPPESFGGSAIETFVDLAEGSEQLPPTDGLLYLTRDLSRVIIRPSGTEPKLKCYLEVIKSVGSAAELAETRHAARTTLDHILADVREALGL